Genomic DNA from Mycobacterium stomatepiae:
GTTGCCTGCTCGTAGCCGACGAGCAGGTAGACAGCCCAGTCGGCAAACAGTTGGGCCTGGCGTTCGTCGCGCAGAATCTGCACCGCGCATTCCACCAGGATCTGGTGGCGCTCGCGGTCGACATCCACCTGTACTGCGTGCACGTCGGCGTCCGCGCCGCTCCACGCGCGGATCGCGGCCTCGGCGCGGTGTGGCAGATTCAGGCCGATATCGATGATGCTGTCTATCCGTCGACGCGGATCGGGCTCGGTGCGGATCCACTCCACCAGCCGCACGGTGTTGGCCTGCCGCCAGTGCTCGACGAGCTGCCGCGTGTACGTCGGCCAATTATCGAAGAAGTGGTAAAAAGAGCCGGTACTGACGCCCAGCCGATTGCACACCTCGGCCAGCTTCAGCCCGCCATACCCGAGGTCGGACAGCACATCCAGGCCTGTCTCGAAGTAGGCCACCCGGGAGACACCGCTCACCATCTCTGGGACTTTAGTTCGTGCCGTGCGACGTGCGCTTTCAGGATGGCCGAACCACCTCCCGATCGATCCGGCGGTCCAGATTTCGGGGGGCCCGTCGGCGTCGCTGGTGCTGGTGGCCGGACGGTCGTCATCTTGACGGTCACAAAAATTCTAAACTAGATTAAACTCTGAGCGCAGTAACGCGATACCAGGTGGAGGAACAGAGTGCCCGGAGTGCAGGA
This window encodes:
- a CDS encoding TetR/AcrR family transcriptional regulator, which translates into the protein MVSGVSRVAYFETGLDVLSDLGYGGLKLAEVCNRLGVSTGSFYHFFDNWPTYTRQLVEHWRQANTVRLVEWIRTEPDPRRRIDSIIDIGLNLPHRAEAAIRAWSGADADVHAVQVDVDRERHQILVECAVQILRDERQAQLFADWAVYLLVGYEQATLPPDKAALEWIVGQLLEALDRGRFGSVPPG